From Amphritea atlantica, a single genomic window includes:
- a CDS encoding 1,6-dihydroxycyclohexa-2,4-diene-1-carboxylate dehydrogenase encodes MSTRRFEEKVVLVTGAAQGIGREVALRAAAEGALLVLVDFSPLVEEVAGEITGQGFAAPLVVLANLEQYAECCKVMDAAVAKYGRIDSLINNVGGTIWVKPYEHYEEEQVEAEIRRSLFPTLWCCHAVLPFMQQQNSGAIVNVSSIATKGLNRVPYAAAKGGVNALTACLAWENGNRGIRVNAVAPGGTDVGERKIPRNTQPMSADEKMWYQQIVDQTIDSTVMGRYSQPSEQASAILFLASDEASYITGTILPVGGGDQG; translated from the coding sequence ATGTCTACACGTCGTTTTGAGGAAAAGGTTGTGCTGGTCACAGGGGCTGCTCAGGGCATTGGTCGGGAAGTGGCACTCAGAGCTGCGGCTGAAGGTGCGCTGCTGGTGCTGGTTGATTTCTCGCCCCTGGTGGAGGAGGTGGCCGGTGAGATCACCGGGCAGGGCTTTGCTGCGCCACTGGTGGTGCTGGCCAACCTCGAGCAGTATGCAGAGTGCTGCAAGGTCATGGATGCTGCCGTAGCTAAATATGGGCGTATCGATAGCCTGATCAACAATGTCGGGGGCACTATCTGGGTTAAACCCTATGAACATTATGAAGAGGAACAGGTGGAAGCGGAGATACGTCGCTCACTGTTTCCGACACTCTGGTGTTGTCACGCAGTGCTGCCCTTTATGCAACAGCAAAACTCGGGTGCTATTGTTAATGTCTCATCCATCGCTACAAAAGGACTCAACCGGGTTCCCTATGCCGCAGCAAAGGGTGGGGTTAACGCCCTGACTGCCTGTCTGGCCTGGGAAAATGGCAACCGGGGCATTCGCGTTAATGCAGTGGCACCGGGTGGCACCGATGTGGGCGAACGAAAAATTCCGCGCAACACGCAGCCGATGAGCGCAGATGAAAAGATGTGGTATCAACAGATCGTAGATCAGACCATCGATTCTACGGTGATGGGACGTTACAGTCAGCCCAGTGAACAGGCTAGCGCGATCCTGTTTCTTGCCTCCGATGAGGCCTCTTATATCACCGGAACTATCCTGCCTGTGGGTGGGGGCGATCAGGGGTGA
- a CDS encoding ring-hydroxylating dioxygenase ferredoxin reductase family protein, with product MSYKIALNFEDGVTRFIECNEGELVADAAYRQRVNIPLDCRDGACGTCMCHAESGKYILEDYIEDALSDEEAEQGQVLTCRMVPTSDCVVSVPVSSKVCKTVTETYTVELSAINRYSDTAIGFSVKGDKLANLHFLPGQYVNIKVPGSDETRAYSFSSLVSDDNEVSFLIRVIPDGRMSSYMRDTAQVGESLEISGPFGSFYLRDMNRRALFLAGGTGLAPFTAMLEKMERDGLEHPVHLIYGVTNDIDLVEVDRLERLAASLPLFSFATCVASPESSHPTKGYVTHYIEAEHLCDGDVDTYLCGPPPMVDAVNHYFSEKGITPASFHYEKFA from the coding sequence ATGTCTTATAAAATTGCATTAAACTTTGAAGACGGTGTGACTCGTTTTATCGAGTGCAACGAGGGTGAACTGGTGGCTGATGCGGCATATCGTCAGCGTGTCAATATTCCACTGGATTGCCGCGACGGTGCCTGTGGTACCTGTATGTGTCATGCCGAATCAGGCAAGTACATACTGGAAGATTACATCGAGGATGCGCTGTCTGACGAAGAGGCAGAGCAGGGACAGGTGCTTACCTGTCGCATGGTGCCAACCTCCGACTGTGTCGTGTCAGTGCCGGTATCTTCAAAGGTCTGTAAGACGGTGACCGAAACTTATACGGTTGAACTGTCCGCCATTAATCGTTATTCAGATACCGCTATCGGATTCTCTGTCAAAGGTGACAAGCTGGCGAATCTGCATTTTCTTCCGGGTCAGTATGTCAATATCAAAGTGCCGGGCAGTGATGAAACCCGGGCATACTCTTTCAGTTCTCTGGTCAGCGATGACAATGAAGTGTCTTTCCTGATTCGGGTGATTCCCGATGGCCGGATGAGCAGCTATATGCGGGATACTGCTCAGGTCGGTGAATCACTGGAGATCTCCGGACCGTTTGGCAGTTTCTATCTGCGGGATATGAACCGTCGGGCCCTGTTTCTTGCCGGCGGTACCGGTCTGGCACCGTTCACCGCGATGCTGGAGAAGATGGAGCGGGACGGCCTTGAACACCCGGTACACCTTATCTACGGCGTAACCAACGATATCGATCTGGTCGAGGTCGACCGGCTGGAGCGTCTGGCGGCTTCACTGCCACTGTTCAGCTTCGCCACCTGTGTTGCCAGCCCGGAAAGTTCTCATCCAACCAAAGGCTATGTCACTCACTATATTGAAGCCGAACACCTCTGTGATGGTGATGTTGATACCTATCTCTGCGGTCCGCCGCCGATGGTTGATGCGGTTAACCACTATTTTTCAGAAAAAGGCATAACGCCCGCCAGCTTCCATTACGAAAAATTTGCCTGA